In Aerococcaceae bacterium zg-252, the genomic window AATAGGCTTTACGCAAATCTGCCAATGAAAAAGACTGATTTTCTTCTTGCAATGACTTTAAATGATAACTAGCATGATACTTCATACTTTCAGCAGCTAAATGAAATACTTCATAAGCCAACTCTGTATCTTCTGGATACCCCATATAGACAATTTTTCGCATGGTAGATGTTTGATACGGCATACGATTACTTTGGACATATAACATTACTCGAAAATTAGTCGCAATAATCGTAGCCAATGATTTTTCCCACCAAAATAAACGTTTATAAACCGATAATGATTTTAAGACAATTTCATTTTGTCCTGTTTCATTCAACTCATTTTGTGAGATTTTATGTTTTAACATCAATTTTTGAGCCATTAATAGAGCCGTTTGACTTTCTTCATCATTCGCTCCGTCTTCTGCCAACTTTAATAAATTTCGAATTTTATCGAGTATTTTATCATTGACACTCATCGACTCCCTCCTTACGATTCAATTGAAGTTAATGTTTTTAAGACATCGGTAAAATGTTCTGGTAACGGTACTTCAAACTGCAATAATTTATCAGTAATCGGGTGCTTAAATTGAATTGCTCGTGCATGCAGTAACTGTCCCTCGCTCATACGAGTCAAAGGC contains:
- a CDS encoding DUF2786 domain-containing protein, with the translated sequence MSVNDKILDKIRNLLKLAEDGANDEESQTALLMAQKLMLKHKISQNELNETGQNEIVLKSLSVYKRLFWWEKSLATIIATNFRVMLYVQSNRMPYQTSTMRKIVYMGYPEDTELAYEVFHLAAESMKYHASYHLKSLQEENQSFSLADLRKAYYKGFIDGLSEKFEQQRREMQSENVAYEIMVQVPNEVKAAFDQQVSGRRKLTYRSPQFTKEDATYLEGYQKGTQMSLTRNFLDNGNK